A DNA window from Elephas maximus indicus isolate mEleMax1 chromosome 17, mEleMax1 primary haplotype, whole genome shotgun sequence contains the following coding sequences:
- the LOC126061033 gene encoding putative olfactory receptor 8G3, with protein MAAGNHSTVTEFILTGLTEKTELQLPLLLFFLGVYVVTVVGNLGMITLIGFSSHLHTPMYYFLSSLSFIDFCYSTVIAPKMLVNFVTEKNIISYPECMTQLYLFAFFIISECHMLAVMAYDRYVAICNPLLYNVTMSYEVCSWFVVAVYMMGLIGATAHIVCMLRVVFCKAKIINHYFCDLFPLLELSCSSTYINEVVILFFSVFNILAPVIAIFGSYVSIIASILRISSTEGRSKAFSTCSSQVLAVTIFYGSAAFMYLQPSNVSSMNQAKVSSVFYTIIVPMLNPLIYSLRNKDVKVAINKIIEKRLFCNGKDF; from the coding sequence ATGGCAGCAGGAAATCACTCCACAGTGACTGAGTTCATCCTCACTGGgctaacagaaaaaacagagctCCAGCTCCccctccttcttttcttcctaggaGTCTATGTGGTCACAGTGGTAGGGAACCTGGGGATGATCACACTGATTGGGTTCAGTTCTCACCTGCACACCCCTatgtattatttcctcagcaGCCTGtccttcattgatttctgctattCCACTGTCATTGCTcccaaaatgctggtgaactttgTGACAGAAAAGAACATCATCTCCTACCCTGAATGCATGACTCAACTctacctctttgctttttttattatATCAGAATGTCATATGTTGGCTGTGATGGCATATGATCGTTATGTTGCAATATGTAATCCATTGCTTTACAATGTCACCATGTCTTATGAGGTCTGCTCCTGGTTCGTAGTTGCAGTATATATGATGGGCTTGATTGGCGCCACAGCTCACATAGTTTGCATGCTAAGAGTGGTTTTCTGCAAGGCTAAAATAATCAACCATTATTTTTGTGATCTTTTTCCACTACTGGAGCTCTCCTGCTCCAGCACTTATATCAATGAAGTGGTGATTTTGTTCTtcagtgtatttaatattcttgcaCCAGTCATAGCCATCTTTGGCTCCTACGTCTCCATCATTGCCAGCATTCTGCGAATTAGCTCCACTGAGGGCAGGTCCAAAGCCTTCAGCACATGCAGTTCCCAAGTTTTGGCTGTTACAATCTTCTATGGTTCTGCAGCATTCATGTACCTGCAGCCATCAAATGTCAGCTCCATGAACCAAGCAaaagtgtcttctgtgttttACACCATTATTGTGCCAATGCTGAACCCCCTGATCTACAGCCTAaggaataaggatgtcaaagttgcaataaataaaatcattgagAAAAGATTATTTTGCAATGGCAAAGATTTCTGA